In Dreissena polymorpha isolate Duluth1 unplaced genomic scaffold, UMN_Dpol_1.0 chrUn001, whole genome shotgun sequence, one DNA window encodes the following:
- the LOC127863142 gene encoding dynein axonemal intermediate chain 3-like produces the protein MWLPDHVEINRMGVPQENKGFESCQIFTCATDNCILVWDTRPTKGPQQQQQGAKPKDKDGTKNPIGVPDTFKHLDLTWKPMLKVHLHKSEPGGDHAPTKFSIAEKQGDRGALSKATDGGVPDKEASVTGGYFHSGKPESGREKRTLQTVKTHFFVGTEDGEVVYVDWMPQKDQDTGKIQTPKPDFYHTMHDGPIMTVQRSPFFMDILLVVGGWNFTIWKEAVVIDKNNPSSAESLKTLNVAENDALKSGPILQSAPNPICMTSGFWSPSRPGVFYISKVDGSVDVWDLLDKTHEPSITQSVSPSAITKIYPHAVSHKQHLLAVGDSSGTLHILEIPWSLRLPAPNEVTGVANYFEREVKRRGFVVQRWDFREHEKRELEAEAKKKAGIAPNVLLTDEEIEYRLKLEYQAYMEAEGNFLRELGITKEEEPLPQT, from the exons CTGTATCCTGGTTTGGGACACAAGACCTACCAAAggaccacaacaacaacaacaggggGCCAAGCCCAAAGACAAGGACGGCACCAAAAACCCCATAGGCGTCCCCGACACCTTCAAGCACCTTGACCTCACATGGAAGCCCATGCTGAAG GTCCATCTCCACAAATCTGAGCCGGGCGGTGATCATGCACCAACAAAGTTCTCAATAGCAGAGAAGCAGGGGGATAGAGGGGCAT TATCCAAGGCGACCGATGGTGGTGTCCCGGACAAGGAGGCAAGTGTGACTGGCGGATATTTCCATTCCGGGAAACCCGAGTCCGGCCGTGAGAAGAGGACCCTACAAACAGTCAAGACACATTTCTTTGTTGGCACCGAG GACGGGGAGGTGGTCTATGTTGACTGGATGCCACAGAAGGATCAGGACACAGGCAAGATCCAAA CGCCAAAACCAGATTTCTATCACACCATGCATGACGGGCCCATCATGACGGTCCAGCGATCCCCATTTTTCATGGATATCCTCCTTGTGGTTGGCGGTTGGAACTTCACAATCTGGAAAGAGGCTGTTGTT ATCGACAAGAATAACCCAAGCTCTGCTGAATCG CTGAAAACTTTGAACGTTGCTGAAAACGATGCATTAAAG TCAGGACCGATCCTCCAGTCTGCCCCAAACCCAATCTGTATGACTTCCGGGTTTTGGTCCCCCTCCCGTCCGGGAGTGTTCTACATATCTAAGGTGGATGGCAGCGTCGACGTATGGGACTTACTGGACAAGACCCATGAACCCTCCATCACCCAGAGCGTGTCCCCATCAGCAATCACAAAGATTTACCCGCACGCAGTGTCTC ACAAGCAGCACCTGTTGGCTGTGGGTGACAGTTCCGGTACCCTGCATATCCTGGAGATACCCTGGAGCCTGCGCCTGCCTGCACCCAATGAG GTGACTGGGGTAGCCAACTACTTTGAGCGGGAAGTGAAGAGGCGAGGCTTCGTGGTGCAGAGGTGGGACTTCCGAGAGCATGAGAAGCGAGAACTTGAGGCTGAGGCCAAAAAGAAGGCTGGG ATTGCGCCGAATGTGCTGCTGACAGACGAGGAGATTGAGTACCGCTTGAAGCTGGAGTACCAGGCCTATATGGAGGCGGAGGGGAACTTCTTGCGAGAGCTTGGGATCACCAAGGAGGAGGAACCACTGCCCCAGACGTAG
- the LOC127863146 gene encoding uncharacterized protein LOC127863146, translating to MWRWLVLMVLLGTPLAAEPSCPMCSKYDYEVSLLERVLSNELALKNTLDKISETHAKVEDTLKAIQGENVKLNHAMTALEIKKKEMDERLNNSINSGITNVSETISEMKTNVHVLVAKTEKELEAMKEQIVVPLVIFHARLHIDGKHTFTGNQAVVFKTVLVNEGRGYDPATGHFTASEAGVYMFTVQYCTYVASSIHLEITHEGKPLQRSYHYDKDSYACTSMQAFAKVAMGEKVWVRSISSGDLLHQEGYRWNSFAGFLVHL from the exons ATGTGGCGCTGGCTCGTATTGATGGTTCTATTAGGGACACCCCTTGCTGCAGAGCCTTCCTGTCCCATGTGTTCCAAGTATGACTACGAAGTAAGCCTTCTCGAACGAGTGCTAAGCAATGAACTGGCACTGAAAAACACCCTGGACAAAATAAGTGAAACACACGCGAAAGTTGAGGACACTTTAAAAGCGATACAAGGGGAGAATGTGAAGCTAAACCACGCAATGACTGCACTGGAAATTAAGAAGAAGGAGATGGACGAAAGGCTTAACAATTCCATCAACTCCGGGATCACAAATGTATCTGAAACTATTTCCGAAATGAAAACAAATGTGCATGTTCTCGTAGCAAAGACAGAGAAGGAACTCGAGGCAATGAAAG AACAAATTGTCGTGCCTCTGGTGATTTTCCACGCTCGACTTCATATTGATGGTAAACACACATTCACTGGCAACCAGGCTGTTGTGTTCAAGACCGTTCTGGTCAACGAAGGTCGAGGATATGACCCTGCCACTGGACACTTTACGGCGTCTGAAGCTGGAGTGTACATGTTCACGGTGCAGTACTGTACTTATGTAGCTTCAAGTATTCACCTTGAAATTACACATGAAGGGAAACCGTTGCAGAGATCATATCACTACGACAAAGATTCTTATGCCTGTACCAGCATGCAGGCCTTCGCTAAAGTTGCGATGGGGGAAAAGGTCTGGGTGCGGTCTATATCTTCGGGTGACCTACTCCATCAAGAGGGGTATAGGTGGAACAGCTTTGCTGGGTTCCTGgtgcatttataa